The genomic stretch caaggcccgcaatcgttgatcgctttcggtgggcaacaactataatatcgttaaaGTGTTGCAATTTAAAGTACAATTAAAAACAGTAATTATACCAACAATAGAGAAAATAGTAATTtgaaagctccgggtcgtcggcatCAAGTTGTAGCTTCGTCGGAACTTCTCGTTAGCAGCTGGTTGCAAACAGATCGCTTGATACTTGATatgttgagctgctggtcgaagtgGCCTTAAATGggttgttgagggtgcctccaagtccTCATGGAAGTGCCTCAAAGGTGAAGTTCTATCCCTCTTCCTGCGCTGCGATAAGCCTCCGCTGCCTGCTGCTTATCCTGCccggaggcgccttcattgctccatggaggcgcctcaagcttagcatccaaggcgcctcagcCTCcctcgagggcgcctccaagcttgctacGCAAACTTCTTCTCCCTTGCACCTGAGgcacctcaagctccatgagggcgcctcgggtactgttcatctgaggcaagATATACATTTTagtccctgcaaaatatgttagtccacaaaacacctacataccctgcaagacaaagttagcacatatataaatccaataaaagaagtatttgacagtctccggactgtccagttctgacttcggattttcgaccggaaatcctaggtcaaaccgacgcctactattccctcttccgaggaatgcgtcctcacctactctactcagggagagcatacctgatgctagtctggtcctccagaccgactggactttccgcctagggttaccaccccctaggacctagggttaccaccccctagggtttttctccacctagggttacctccccctaggacctaaggttacccccttaggatttctcctccacctaggattaccaccccctaggacctaaggttaccgccccttaggatttttcacccgcctaaccgtagttagaactttcctgaaacctcatttaagcttgttagataacaattaaccttaactttgaattccttttaccattatcaaaactaaggttcgatcgtcggatgcttcccgcaccaacacggaCCATTCAAAGTCATGGAGAAGCTCCACTCGGGCGCCTACTACCTAGAGGATGAAGACAGGCGGCAACTAGAACGTTCTTGGAGTGCGAACCATCTTCATTCGTACCAAGCTGGATGAAAAGTGCGCCAATGTAATTGAGGTGTACTTTCCATTCTTCCTGTTTCCTTTGAGTGCAGGATCGGAATGCAAAATGAAAGTTTATTGAAATTCTCGtcaagcggcgatgttaaacccaagtctccaccgacggtcgagcggcgaccttaaaccccgatcttcaccaaatcgtcgagcgacgacgttaaacccaagtctccaccgacggtcgagtggcgacattaaaccccGGTCTCCACCAAattgtcgagcgacgacgttaaacccaagtcttcaccgacgatcgagcggcaacgttaaacccaagtctccatcgacggtcgagcggcgaccttaaaccttggtcttcaccaaatcgtcgagcgacgacgttaaaaccAAGTCTCCACCGATattcgagcgacaaccttaaaccccggtcttcaccaaaatcatcgagtggcgacgttaaacccaagtctccaccgacggtgaagcggcgaccttaaacccagatcttcaccaaatcgtcgagcggcgacgttaaacccaagtctccaccaacggtcgagcgatgaccttaaactcccaccttagaagaccgtcgagcgacgacgttaaaccccagagtcgagcgaCGACTGTAAACCCCTGAGTAgatcgacgaccttaaacccaagagaTATGATCCTAGCGAATTTACCAATAATAAAGGTACGGTCGTAGCAGCCGATCGGGGCTATACAGTCGGACACTAGTAAAATGACAGCATATGAAGAAAGATCACAaaaggattttattgataataagTCAGACACTGTCGAGCGGTAGGAATACATTCAAAACTTCCAAAAATATTCTCTACGAGCCCCTCACTCACTTGATATAGTCGAAGGCTTTGTAAGGAATGGAGTCGAGGAGCTGGACGCGGTTGACATCGTCGTCAGACAGGGCTTCAAAGGCGTGGTCGTTCGCCTTCAGCTGGCTGAGCGTCGTGTCGATGGCCAACTCGAACGATCGGACAATCCGATTGGTCGCCTTTTCTAGAAATTGGTCCGAACGAATGTATTGTTGCCTCAGGACCGCAAAGCGACCCGGTTTGGCCTCCTGGCAGGCTGTCAGTGCATCACGGGAGGCCCCTAGATCCTCTTCAAGGCGCTTCACTTGATCCTGAAGCTCCGCCTCCTTAACTGAACAACTCTCCCGCTCGGCAACCAGGGAGTCCTCTGCCTTCTTCAGCTTCTTGGCCAGCTGCCGAGCTGCCGAGCCTCCTGGTTCTTCTGTTCCAGGTCAGCGATGGCCTGTTGTTTCCTTGTGGAAACCAGATCGAGTTTCCAGTCATAAGTCTTCAATTGCGCCTCGATCTGGCTCAGCCTACTAGCCTACTAGGCCGACTTCTGTTGCTCCGCCACTAGAAGTTGTTAGGCCTTTTCCAGGTCGGCCTGCAGACGAGTGATCGGTGGCCCTCGGGTGGAGGAAGCTTCTCCGGAgatcttgagcttcttcagctcatcctccacttGAGCCAACCGCTGGCACATGGCGATGTTCTCCACCCAAAACTGCAAGCAATCATTAGTGTCGATCGGATGTAACTCATGAATTGGTAGTTGAAAATACTAACCCTGGTGGACATTTCCAGATGGCTATCGGCGAGCGCGTCAGGGGGTTTCACCGCTGCTCGTGCCCTTGCTTCCTCCCAAACACGAGCGAGTCGACCGTGAATGTAGACCTGATGCTGGGGAGAGCTGGGCTGGTCGCCTGGCGCAAGAAGATCCTCCGTTGGTAAGCGAAGCGTAGCGGTGATGGATCGTCACCCGCTTGGCGCCGATTGAGAGGAGGTCGTCGGGCCTGAAGCTTGGGCAGGAGGGACTGGAAGAATAGCGGACCGTTTTATCCTCCACCTAGCCGGAGGCAAGGAAGTAATCGGCTGAACGGCGAGTGGCTCCGGTAGCTCAGCTAAAGACGGGGTCCGATCAGAGGAAATAGCCTCCACTGTTTAGGGGCAGCTGGAGATGGGGTGCCTCCTCCCGCCGAAGCTTGTACGATCGAAGTGGCGGAGCGAGAGGGCATGTCCGTTCGACGTCTCTTGCGGGTGTGCGGTACCTCATCGCCCGAGGACCCCGAGCCCTCGGCATGGACGACAGGTGGCACTTCTCGGACCAGGCACGGGTCAGCCGCCCCTCCTACGCTAGGCATCTGTTCGGCTGCCCCTCGCCCACAGGTGAGGAAATACCTTCTTGCGAGCCGACAGGGGTCAAGCCGAGCCGTTCCATCTCCTTGGCTGGGGCTGCTTCAATCTCGGCTTGCTTGGCCTTCATTATTATGTCGACTGCCTGAGCGCGCATGATGTCGGCTGCAAAAGAAGATAAGAATTAGTTAGACTCAAGGAAAGAAGGTTGAGGaatttcatacctaggctgctTGAGAGCTTCGTTTGGATCGGACTTAGCCCGAACACGTACATCACACCCTCTGACAATAACTTATGAATGTCGAACTTCAGACTGGCCAGCATATTAgtagcatggaggtagtccggtcgggtcttgtacttcttcaaatcAAGTTGAGTAGGAAGCTCGACCTGCcatttggtccagaagcttggcCGCTCGGAGAGTCTCAAAAAGAAGAAGTACTCCTtacagtgtttgttggaggtggacattttgtcaaaaaagacTAGTACGATCCGAGATTGGAAAAGGTAAGtgtccagctcggactgtttgggataatagaagttgtggaagacctgaggggtcagtggaatgttgtgcactcggaaCAACACTACCACGCCACACAACAAGCGGAAGGAGTTGGGAACAGGTTGGGCGAGCGGGACGCGGAAGTAACTGCAAACTTCGGCTATGAAAGGGTGGATGGGAAACCGAAGACCGGCCACGAACTGATCTAGAAAGAAACAAACTGTGTCGATCGGCGAATCATTGGGCCGAAAGAAAGAAACTATGCAAACTTCGGTTATGAAAGGGTGAAAGGCTAGAACTATTTCATGATCGGAAGGAATGTCAAAGGTGTTTACCAAACTCGCGGCGTCACCCGCGTTGAATCGggtctccatggtagtataccagagACCGAGAGCGAGGTCAGACGACTGCGAAGAGCTCGCCATGACCAGAAAACGAAAATGCAGAGGGTTCGAGGGGAAAGATGGTCGGAAAACACAGAAAATTGAAAAATATGGTGGTGGAAAAGGAGCAGCGAGAAAGCAgcaatggaggaggaggaggaaagcTTACGAGAGGAAGAGGACCACCGCCGGGAGTAGGGAATCGCCGCAGCAAagatccaaggttcgccggagcaAGCAAACACACAATCGCTGCAGCACACAGTAGACGCAGGACGATGGAGCAGAAGCCAACACCGTGGCTTTATGAAGAAGGGCGTGGTCCACCGGAGCTGTCTGATTTAGGGCACGGGGATCGGAACGCACATCCAGCCGTTGAATTCAAATCGTCAAATGTCATATCAGCAGCTGTCACCTCGGACGTGCGGCGGCTGCGATGACGACACGTGGCACCCTCCTACAGGGCAGCATTTAATGGCCGTGgtcgcatgctcagccttaatggggATGATTTGCACGTATCCCGAGGAGATTCGAGTGGCGTCAGCATGGACGACCCGGCTCATGCCCCTCTGGGAACTATGAGGAAAAAATATCCAAGTACAAAGGCTCAAAGCGCCGATCGGCAGAGAAAGATCAGTCTTACTTAGGTCGATCGGGGTCCAACCTACCCATGGGTCGATCAGCCAATCGGTCACCAGACTACTtgttcagtcagtcggacttgcagcctccttcgactagacttgagggggagacacgtgatccagtggtaaggtggggcccgcccggcaggaggtcaaagtggtcaacgtccTAGGCAAGCGTCTGATCGGGCGAACTACCTTCCTGGTGAGCAGGAAGAGTAGCCGATCCGACACTTCGACACCTCGATCAGACACCGAGCTTCCGACACTCATAAAGCTTGAAGTAgggagggacgaaggccgagcggCCGCCCCGCTCGGCTAAGCAGTGGGCGCAGCCTCGACCCGGCAGATAGGGTTCCCTCGCTTGGTAGGGCAGAACTGAGTAGCAAGTCATCTGCCGAGCAGACACTCGACCCGAACATTGTATCACCCAGACAACAAGCTAgctgagcggctctcccgctcggcccagtaacaAACAAGAGGAGCGGTTGGTGATATCTTCCTAAGGACCAGTGTCACCGACGGGCTGCATGGTCAGCGGCATTGTCGGGCAacgaatcgtacggtggaagcttccactgtcacgtcagggatatgatGGGCATGTTcgggtatggcgtcagacacacttttctggTACGTCTTTTCCaagtatgctttgagaagcgtgcatgccTCGGGAAACATGCGCGCACCTCCcgatagctctatataaggaccctcaggcttcgacggaggtatattcactactgtagctacagttacgatgttgctcctttcttctctacttcGTTCGTTTGCCGTCGGTagctgatttgagcgtcggagggccatcgccgggaaaCTGTTCCCCGGCTtagcactaacgacttgtggttacAGGCTTAGCTCGTTGGAAGTCCACATCGTCTTCATTCAACATCCAGTCAGCATGAGCGCCACATCACAGTGTCCATCGACTCactctcggacatgatcaaataatattttaaatcgaTTGTTACgctataataaataattaaaaattttgatttatatttaaaaaattattttaataagacatatgaaaatgatatttaaaaatatgactataataaaaaaaatatagataaatacaTAAAATTTAGATCTATATGACTCTAAGTTCTTTAATATAGAACTCAATGTATTAGTCTAATTCACGATTTTTTCATagaaatcaatttttttaatccaTTGCCACGGGACATTGCTGTGCTGATAATCGAATGTGGAGGGGTAAAAATGGGATTAGAATACGATTATATAACTTTGAaacatatctacgtgatttagaTATTCGATGACTTTAACTACTTGGTTACGTAATTGGTCATAAATTACGAGTTGAGATTCTCTGTCCCCAAAATGGTGTGTCCCCATGTCCCCTCGCTGATCGGACGGGTTAAATCATATCTCAAAGATGCAGCGCACATCACGAGGTCATCATGATCGTCCGATCGACGAGGGGACATGGGGACACACCattttggggacagaggatctcaaCTCATAAATTACATGGTTCATTCCGCCCAATTTCACGGGTATTGAATTCGGCCTTTAATAGATCCAAATGCGGCCCAATTAAATCCCGGTGGTGTCCAGCCGCAATTAATTTTCATCCCAACTCGATTGCCTCAGAACCCTTCTTCTCCTGCTCTATTTCTTTGGCATCGTCCCCCACGAAACCTAACTGTATAAAGCGCCGGACTCTTGATCCTACTTTTCTCCGGCATCTTGTCTCCTTTCTGATTCGagcagggaagaagaagaagaagaaacgaggAAGACGAAAGGAAGAGGACTTCGCGCACGACGGGTAAGCTTCTTTGGTCTCACTGCCTCCGGCCTTTTTGAGTTGCTTATGCTTGGTTATATCAGATCCGCTTCTTAGGGTTCCTCCTCGCACTCATTTCGTCGCCCGGAATCTTGGGGCTTCACAGTCCGGATTTCTCATGCTTGCCCTTTCTGCTGTTGTTGTCTGTTTCTTTCCCCCCGAAAAATTGGTGTCTGTTTTTCTATTGACTTGTTTTGTTCTGATGATCGAAAGATGTTATCTTTTTTTACACTGCTCAGTTTAGAGAGATTTCACACTAGCTGGAGAGGTTAATTTGTGTTGATGGTTACTCGATTGAGCTGTAGACCTTGAGCTTGGAGGACAAATGGTTGTTGATTCCGAGGCCGGCCTTGGACTGGCTCAGTCATTTGTTTGAACAAATGGTGATTCACATTCATGATATGAAGTGTACTCAGCTTGGGATAGATTTGGTTTCTCCCTCAATGTCACGTTGTTTTCCATCCTCTGGTTCCATTTTGTTTCTCTGACTGTGCGAATAATTTACTCATAGGTCGAAGAGTGTTTATTTGTAGGATAGTTGTGCAAGGGGGAGGCTAACTATATTTAGCTATTGGTGTGAGAATATTTGCTATGATTTTCTCTTGTCTTTAATGCAACACTATTTTTTCcattaaatatttctttaaatgCTGTCTCATTCCTAAGTTCAATAGTTCACTTTGAGCCAGCCATCCATCCATCGTTATACAAAGATGTATAATTTCCTATCTGATTGTCCATGTCAAGGTATCTATCTAACTTTGTTTTTCCTGAATATGACACCTTCAGTTTGAGGGCTGCTGGGCAGTATGGATGAAAAGAAGGCTTATGGGAAGCAAGGATCAGGAAGTTTCAGAAAACGACCTCGTGATCAGTTTGATAATGGGAAACGGAAGAAGCACAATCCTAACTATGATCATGGTTCTACCAATAAACCTATTGATACAATCTACCGCATCCTTTGCCCTGTAAAAAAGATTGGTAGTGTTCTGGGTAAAGGAGGTGATATTGTTAATGCCCTTAGAGACGAGACCCATGCAAAGATAAGGGTTGCAGATGCTATCCCTGGTGCAGAGGAGAGAGTAATTATCATTTTTAATTACCAATCAGAAAGTGAAAAAAGTAATCCTGGTCAGGATACTGAAAATAGTGATACAAGTGAGTTAGAGAACACGCAGCCCAATTGTCCTGCCCAGGATGCTTTACTCAAGATTCATGATAGGATTGCTGCAGATGAGATTTTGCGTGGTGGTGTGGTGCAAGACAGAACTGAACCTGATGATATTGTTACTGCTCGAATTTTGGTCCCAAAAAATCAAGTTGGATGTCTTCTTGGCAAGGGTGGAAATATTATACAGCAACTGCGAACTGATACTGGTGCAAATATTCGCATATTGCCCTCTGATCACCTACCGCGATGTGCCATGGGAAGTGATGAACTAGTACAGGTAACACCAGTTTCATGTCAGTAATTGGTTGTCTTAAATTTCTTATCTTAGTGGTAGAATTTTTGAATTTGATCTATGCTAAGACAATATAGCTATTTCATGGTTGATGAGATCCTTGAAGAGAATAGGAAAACAAACATCCTTTTTGGGCTCAACATCTCCTCCTCCTATTTTGCCCACTGGATGGTTACATGTTTTGTGTCTTGAGGCATTTTATTGATGGAGACTGCTAGGTCAAATGATCCTCTTTTTTCTTCTGACATATGGAGACTAGAgcggtaaaattttaaattcaattattCGTTCATAAATTTGTGGTAATGGCAGAATCCATAATTAATTCCTACTTCTAAATTTGTTATCTTCAGACAGTTTGTATGTGGTGGACTGACTTATATAGCACCTGTTATGCATATAAATTCTCATCTTATACCATAACCATGGTAAGTTAAGTGGAAGAAAACTAAAGTAGTATAACTTATCTAAATTCATTCAAACATGGGTTaaagtataaaataaaataaacaaacctCCTTTTTAATTCAATtatctaattattattattattttttaaaaacaaaaaaatccAAAAACTTTTTTATATGCAAAGCATATGTTGAATCATGTTGAGAATCAGCACATGTACTGTATATCTAATCGTGATAGTCTTGTTTTTGTATTTGGAAGTAAATAATAAAGTGGAAGGAGATACATGCTGAAACCAGATTGTTCTGACTGGGGAAGCATCCGGGAACAGATTGATATTTGAAACCTCAATCATATCAAAGTCTCAAGATGCCCAATGATCATATTTGTGAATAAAAGCTAATGTCTTTTGATTGACTAGTTGTTTACACAGGACCATAGTTCATCTTTGTATCCTTTTTTGTATTTTCTTGTGTTTTTATCAATTGCTTGTTTAGCCTGGCTCTTATCATCTTGGTAAGTGTTTTCATTTCCTTCCCAGGTATCAGGAGTGCCATCTATTACAAAAAAGGCTCTTTTCAGAATATCAACTTTACTGCATCAACATCCCAATAAAGAAAATCCTCCTTTGGAAACTATCATATATGCCAGTACCCAAGGTTCTAATCGCTCAGATTCATCTCTCCCACCGCCATTTCTTCAGGGAAATCGAGTTTGGTCTCCCTATTACTCTGACACTCGTGATCAACCAACAATCTCAAGGTTCGGTAGGTACCCAGATGAGCCATTGAGATATCCTCCAGGTAGTTTTAGCAGAAACAATTTCCATGAGAGTGAGGCAGCAgaagaattctccatgagaatttTGTGTGCTACTGTGAAGATTGGTGGTGTGATTGGCAAGGGTGGGACCAATATCAGACAACTAGAGCAACAAACAGGTGCTCGGATTCAGGTTGAGGATACTGCACCTGATGCTGAGGAACGTGTGATCAATATTTCATGCAAGGAGGTATGCTGTCCATTTGGACACAATTTAATAGCATAGATGTGTGAAATCTTGGCAAATAGGCCTATTTAGACTTTGATGTTACATGGTATGGAATTGGATGTTCATTAAAATTGTAGGTTCCGTGGGAGACAAGATCTCCAACAATTGAAGCTGTTCTTCAACTTCAAAGTAGAACAAGTACGAACTCTGATGATGGTGCTATCACAACACGACTTCTAGTCCCATCAAGTAAAGTTGGTTCCATTCTTGGAAAAGGAGGCGACATTATAACAGAAATGAGAAGACGAACTAGAGCAGACATTCGTGTTTACTCCAAGGATGACAAGCCAAAATATACATCTGCAAATGAAGAGTTAGTGCAGGTGCTGTTTCATTGTTAGTCATTTAATATTCCTAGACGGCCTTTTGTAAGGATGGACATCTTTCGGTTTCCTGACATTTTGTTACATCTTCTGTCTCAGATTTCTGGACCTAGAGAGTTTTCCCGGGATGCACTTGCAGAGATTGCTTCAAGGCTTAGAGCAAGGACGTTTCGGAGCGAGAATTCTTCTTTTAGCCCTGCATCTGCACCTGCAGCTCCTTTTCGTGGAGTTCCTCCTTTCGAAAGAATTTCTCATCGAGGTGCACCTTCAGCTGGAAATACTGACACAGGTTCTACACGACCAGGTCATTTTCGTGGTTATACTCCTGAAAGATTTCTTGATAGAGGAACTTCATCATCCAGCATGTTTGGACCTGAGAAATCTGTTGGGTATGATTACCCAAAGGTATTGTCTATATATATACCTTtttctccatttttttttattttagtataATTATTTTACCTTTTCGGGTGCATTTGTGCACCAATTTGATAGTCTACGGAATGGTTTTGGATCAAAATATTTGCTTGCACTGGTTCAGAGAAGAATTCCCTATTTTTCACATCATTCAAGTTACAGTAGGATGAATTGGTTTAGGATTAGTTTGCTTATCCTCTGCATTGGATGGCACATGGTTAGTACAAATTCTCAATGCTTGATCATAATGTGTTGTTGGTGCATCTGTTACTCGTGGTTTAAACACAATTGTCATGCCGACAGGGAAAACAATGCTTTATTTATGTGCCTTACTCATCTATTTCGGCCATTTGAACCTGGTACTAAGAACCTATAGCAAAGGATGGTACAATTGAGTGGTTGGACAATCTGAATCAACTTTAGTTGATTTGGATGTTGACCCATCTAGATATGCTAGTTCATAGGTTTGGTCAACAACTAGGTCTTAACGCAGTGTGCCTTCCACCTATTATGAGCCAAAAACATGTATTTTTTATGCTATAGTTCAAAGTTTAAACCATCTTGATTGTAGTCTCCAAACAAAGTAGATTCATATCCATCAATTAAATGCTAGATATTACCATTAAAGTCCGGATTTAGAAAGCATGACCTGCTTGTGGGTCAAGCTCGGTGAGAATGAGCTCAATAAAGTTATAATCTAACTACAACTCATCaatgtaatgtaatcaggatggTCATCATTGTGGTGATTATTTATATTCAATGTTATTAAATTGGATTTGTATTCGTGTTCTGTATTTCCATTGATCTTTTGGGGATGAAGATGGGTCTTTTATTTTGACAGGCTTATAGACAATCATATGAAGCTCAATACTACCATTCACCAAGTGCTTCTGGGTAAGTGTAACTGTCTCTCTTCTTTGTTGAGGCTGCTCAGCTTGCAAAAGTTAGATCTCAAAATGTCACGGTGCCGCTAATTTGTCTTATATATTTTAGGTACACTAATAAAGCTCCTGCTGAATCTAAGATTCCTTATGGTGGAGCCACCTCATTTGGCAGAGCTGATATTAGCAATTCTGAGATTCATCAGGTATTGAGATAACACCTTCAAACTATCTCTATGAGAATTATAAGATTCTTCATAGAATTTGTCATGGTAATACCTCATAAATAAAATGCTCTCTCGACGGTAGCGAAATGTGATTATGCTCACCCCAAGTGTCCCGCACAACCGTCCCCAGGTTATGtgaaggagataaatcacggggtcAGTTTATAACCGACTGTCTAGTGGCTAAGGGCATGTGCTCGCCGGGAGTTAATTTGTGTCCCATTATAGCAAATATGTCATCCTCCAGTCAACTGGGCAACCCGGGTACAATAAAATGCTCTATCGAGAATGTTAGGATGTTTGATATGATTGATATAAGAGTCTCATGTAGAATTTGAATCAGCAAATGGTAACTCTTTTTATGCTAGCATTTGTAGGGGCAGCAACGATCAGGGTATCTGCAACTTTTTACTACACATACCTTCCAAACTCATACCGTTCCGATACATGTTGCTAGTCCCATCACCTCCCTGGAGCATTCACCCAAACACCAGCCCCACCCCAGATTAGCATATCTTTATATcactaatatttaaaataataacaaattgaacctctaaaattaactaaaaaaataaaattgcgaGGGGTGACCACTGCTGCTACTGTCACCATCAAAAGGAGCTGAATTGAGAGCAGAGAATTTGTGTATATcgatatatatacacacacatataTGGCAAAAAAAGGGTGCCATTTATATAGGGGTGCTCTTTCTTTTTCATTATCATCAAAAGGGGCAGCTCATGTTGAACATTGTTTTAGTTGTTTTTGCCAAAACTGCTCTAACATTTGAATTGGTAGGACAAGAGGGGTGATTTGGGAAGAAAACTTAAGGTGAAGtgtgtgtatgtatatatatatatatatatatatatatatatatatagagatatAAATATATAGATAGACATGCCACAACTGAATATGTAACCTCAAAGCCATCCCATACATGTCGTACACATGATGGGTGTATACCATTTCGTTGGAACCGATAAACCCATTTAATGGGTATCTGTCTGAATACAATTAAACAAGTCAGGTAGTCATGGATGCTCAAAGAAATCCACCCTCATCCCATTCCTTGTTGTTTGTGTAGAAATTGTTACACCCACAACTAATTCGTGTTTGTCGAAATTATTTGGGATTGGATATATGAataatctaaattttttattgtATAATTAGTTTTTAAGACTTATTTTTTAAGCTTTTGATAGAGTCATTCTCTCTCTCTGCTCATATtcatattattttaatctattttatcTCATTTTATTAATTATGGAAGTCACCCCTACTTGCTCTTCTCAGACATATATCTgtgacataataataataatagaatttTTGGCATCTAAAGGAACAGGGTTATGCTTATGTTGGTTATATAGATTTTTCCTGTGCAAGTAGGTTCCTGGAGCAAGAGTTAAATCGCATGATCCTATGTTGGGTGTGCCAGATCATGTCATCCACGGACACGGCCCGTCTGAATATTCAAGGCCAGGACAGGGCTATTTTCCACCACCCTATATGCCTTCAGGAAGCCAGAGCATACCGCCATCGCAACAATCGATTCACCCTTGTTAGCTTAGCAATCAGCGATCTTGTTCTTCCTCACACTCAAATACTTGTCACCGGCTGTTTGATTGCGAATTGAAGCAAGTGCCAATTAAATCTTTAGCTGTTGTAGACTGTGGCCTATAGAGCATCAATTTTCTGTTTTGTTACTAGTTGTCGAACTGATTTATGGTTCGCACTTGTGAATGGATGCGGAGGTAGAAGTATATCTTCAGCTTTATAATTCAGATCTTTAGATTCGATGC from Zingiber officinale cultivar Zhangliang chromosome 5B, Zo_v1.1, whole genome shotgun sequence encodes the following:
- the LOC121984583 gene encoding KH domain-containing protein HEN4-like isoform X1; translated protein: MDEKKAYGKQGSGSFRKRPRDQFDNGKRKKHNPNYDHGSTNKPIDTIYRILCPVKKIGSVLGKGGDIVNALRDETHAKIRVADAIPGAEERVIIIFNYQSESEKSNPGQDTENSDTSELENTQPNCPAQDALLKIHDRIAADEILRGGVVQDRTEPDDIVTARILVPKNQVGCLLGKGGNIIQQLRTDTGANIRILPSDHLPRCAMGSDELVQVSGVPSITKKALFRISTLLHQHPNKENPPLETIIYASTQGSNRSDSSLPPPFLQGNRVWSPYYSDTRDQPTISRFGRYPDEPLRYPPGSFSRNNFHESEAAEEFSMRILCATVKIGGVIGKGGTNIRQLEQQTGARIQVEDTAPDAEERVINISCKEVPWETRSPTIEAVLQLQSRTSTNSDDGAITTRLLVPSSKVGSILGKGGDIITEMRRRTRADIRVYSKDDKPKYTSANEELVQISGPREFSRDALAEIASRLRARTFRSENSSFSPASAPAAPFRGVPPFERISHRGAPSAGNTDTGSTRPGHFRGYTPERFLDRGTSSSSMFGPEKSVGYDYPKAYRQSYEAQYYHSPSASGYTNKAPAESKIPYGGATSFGRADISNSEIHQVPGARVKSHDPMLGVPDHVIHGHGPSEYSRPGQGYFPPPYMPSGSQSIPPSQQSIHPC
- the LOC121984583 gene encoding KH domain-containing protein HEN4-like isoform X2, translated to MDEKKAYGKQGSGSFRKRPRDQFDNGKRKKHNPNYDHGSTNKPIDTIYRILCPVKKIGSVLGKGGDIVNALRDETHAKIRVADAIPGAEERVIIIFNYQSESEKSNPGQDTENSDTSELENTQPNCPAQDALLKIHDRIAADEILRGGVVQDRTEPDDIVTARILVPKNQVGCLLGKGGNIIQQLRTDTGANIRILPSDHLPRCAMGSDELVQVSGVPSITKKALFRISTLLHQHPNKENPPLETIIYASTQGSNRSDSSLPPPFLQGNRVWSPYYSDTRDQPTISRFGRYPDEPLRYPPGSFSRNNFHESEAAEEFSMRILCATVKIGGVIGKGGTNIRQLEQQTGARIQVEDTAPDAEERVINISCKEVPWETRSPTIEAVLQLQSRTSTNSDDGAITTRLLVPSSKVGSILGKGGDIITEMRRRTRADIRVYSKDDKPKYTSANEELVQISGPREFSRDALAEIASRLRARTFRSENSSFSPASAPAAPFRGVPPFERISHRGAPSAGNTDTGSTRPGHFRGYTPERFLDRGTSSSSMFGPEKSVGYDYPKAYRQSYEAQYYHSPSASGYTNKAPAESKIPYGGATSFGRADISNSEIHQIFPVQVGSWSKS